From the genome of Triticum aestivum cultivar Chinese Spring chromosome 1A, IWGSC CS RefSeq v2.1, whole genome shotgun sequence:
GAGTGCTGATTTTGTTCTTCACATGAACGTAAAATGCATGATTTGTTTTGAGAAATAGTTTTATGGATGTTTTTGATATCTGCATCTCTCCTGAGCTGCTTGTAGTAGAAACAAATTAGTTGGTGCGGTTTCCTTATACCCTTCCCACCTCCCCATTTTTCGGTATAGCTAAATGTGGGTGAAAACTGTTTCCATCGTGTTCTGCCTATCGACCATTATCCACCTGAGATGAGGGACAAGTTGCCTTAATCCGCAGCCTGAGGCCACACGAATTTTCAGAGAATCGCCGGGATTAGAACAACCTTATGGATAATGAGGGAGCATCCCGAAGTGAAACATGATGATgtcgaacacacacacacacatgcactccTGCACACAGGAAGGGAGGGGGTGCACGATATtgtgaaatatactccctctgtcccaaaataagtgtcgctgagtTAATGTAGGGAATAGTTTTTCTCGTGCTTATCAAATAATATTATGCTTTAATCAATGTGTATATAAACAATTTTCTTTTTCATAACTGTCAAATGCCCCGTCCAAATAAAACACATTCAACAAGTTATATTGCCATATGTGCAATTGAGGGCGATGGAAAGCTTGGAAGGGGGCAGAGATAATgtgcagaagaagaaaatgccaCGAGAATTATAAACATATATGTTTGACACGATAAGTGTTGAACCACTGAATATTTATGCTCCTGTTGCAACGCATGGGGAATTACCTAGTCAATAATAACAAGTATGTAGCATGTATGTTGGTTTCAAGATTACAACATGGTTTCATCCAAGTGTATGTATATGTCCATGGGTGGTTATAATACATACATAGCCGAGGAATCACAAACAAACTTCAGTGTGCTGCCAGAGCAAGACCAGCATTGTCGTCTGTGAGCCTCTTCACATACTCTTGCCGCACCGGATGGTCCTCCTGAGGCCGGTTGTGCGCGGTCCAGACTGGCTCTCCCAGGAAGAGCCTCATGAGCTGTGCACGACGAGGCATCAGAATGATAAGGATCCAGTTGATATCTGATGCAAGATAGAGCTTCTAAATATATACATTATGTCTCATTAATTACTTATAGATGTTGTTTAACAACACAGTTCTTTAATTACCGGCTGAAAATGAACCCTGTTTCTGCATCCTACGAGAGCAAACCTTTCTGCTTAACTTGAATGCACTATCCAGATTGGCAAATTTGTGTTGCCAGTTCAATATtttgttcttttttcctttttggtcCTCACCAAGCAGCATTACATTAAGAATTAATTGTCAACCATCTTGTTGATCAAAAGATCTGTTTTGCTACTTGTGATTCTTTTTCGGTGGTTCTACAGATGTCCTCTAGTCTAGTGCCAAAATCATGTTTTCATTGAGCTTGGTTGACAAAACAGATTCATATTTCTATGCAAAATGTGATGCAAAAAATAATCACTGCAACAGCTCTTTATAGCAGTAATAAACACAAAAAGATTCCCAATCAGTACCTTCACATGGTTGGCGGCGTCGAGGGTGAACCGATGATAAATTCCAGCCGGCAGCACAATCATATCCCCTTCTTTTATCCAGATCCGAACCCATTTGTCATCCTTGTCGCGCACATCAAAGTACCCACCGCCTTCCAAGCAGTAGCGGATCTCTTCGTCGGCATGCATGTGCTCTGTGAAGAAGTTCTTCAGCTTCTCCTCAAAGTTCGCTAACTTTCCAGGACATATATCGAGATAATCCTTCAGCAAGTGATGCATGTGCAATACTGTCAGATTACATACACAAGGTGTGCACGGTTAAAGAGAAGCAAAGAGGGACTGAGAGTTGGTGGGGGTCGCAAACCATGTAGTTGTATCCTCTGTCTTTGCGGATCTTCGCTAGCTCTTCCTCACTTTCAGACTTCTTTGGGTCCAAATGCCAGTATAACACACCAATCTCTGAAAGAAAACAGGGCAAGTGTTGGAAGCTGCTTAGCAAAGTATGTCAGATAGAGGAACCGAGCCCAGCTTCTAGATGCCTTGTTTACGGAGAAGTGGATTCAGATACCGGGCCGCTTTTCAAAATAATTCAAAATGATATTTTCAAAGCTAAATGAGAACTGAACATTCGCTTGTTCTACTCGCCTTATTAGTCAGGTATCCACTCCCAGCAGTTActtctttttttttcgaaaagggggaattCCCCGGCCAGCAGTTACTTCTTTGGGTGAGGAACATAAATTGTATAGTTCGAATCGACAGAGGATAATCAAGAACGTTGACAAGTTCATTTTTCTAACCAATCTCTCGAAGTGGCAATTGCCTCAACTGCAGGATGCCAGTCACACATATAACAAGTTTGCAGGTAGCAGCACATGGTTTGCTCAGGAAACACGGGGTAATCAACTTTCCAATTTTAAAGTGACAAGTTCCTGTCATTTCAGATGCAAATCAGCATAGGGAAAGGGATGAAAACTACTCGACGAATACTGAATAGTCACCCTCTGTTTAAGCAGTTACATGAGGGCGTCGTTATCTAAAAGAGCTGACTAAGGCCACGACATCCAACCAATAAAAGCTTATATATAGCCAAAAGAGACATTTTTAACCCAAACAAATGGGGGGCACATGAACAATCCAAGAAACTGAGCCAGCAACGAGAGAAGTTGCAAGGATCATCATTCGCACCTTGGAGCTTGGAGAGAGGCAGGAGCTCCTTGTGGTTGTCGAGGTCCTCGCCGTCCTCCCCAACCATCCATACCTGATCCAAGAACCAAGAGCAGGCGCAAATCAGATACAGAGAAGATAGAATTCATATCGATTCCAAGAGAAATCATCCTGCCTGCCCGTACCTGAAGAGCCATGTTGAACGGAACGAATGGAGGAAACCAACCCAGCAGCTCGTTTGATTGGCTTGTGCTCTGAGTGCTTCCAGTTCCAGGGGGTTCTTTCTTTTCTACGGAAAAATGGTGAAGCAGGATGATTATTAGCGGTAGGTTCGAGATTCCCCTCTCTGGTTTTTGTCTGCGTGCATTGTGTGGATTGTGGTAGCGAGAAGAGAGAGCCACAGAGGATCCTGATCTGATCTGGAGAGCTGATGATGTCAGGCGTGAGGCTATCGACTTTGATTTTTCCTTCAAGGAGATCTCAGCCGGCTGTTCACGAGATTGGCAATCCAATGAGCAAGAGCACTTTAGCAGAGTCCTCgtaccaaaaaagaaaaagaaaaagaaattagaTGTCGTTTCTTCCTCCAAATAAATCGGTCTAGCACATTCCCTATTCCGTTCTCCGTCGTAATATTGTTTTTTGGATACAAGGACTCTGCTACAGTGTAGGCTGGCGGATCAGGATCACAGATAGGTTGTTGGACATATCGCCCAAATAGACAAGCCGTCCATAGTCTGCTCATGCAGGACTATTTGATACAGTACCAAGTTCTACGTACCCATGCTAGTCTATCCCGTCGACAGTTTCCGCATGTCACAACGGTTGTTGCATCACATCACCGATGACTTGAATATTAATGAATTGTTTTTCACGCAACAGAGGAATGCCACCGGTCTGCTGGGTCCTTTTTTGTTTTCACTATTACCCATATGGCGCTCCTACAAATATGATAGGTGCCTATATTCGGATGAGCAAAGATACAATCATAAAGTGCGTGAAAGTGTTCATTGATGTTGTGAGGTTTATGGAGCTTAGTATTTTTGAGGAGCACCTAATGCCAAGGTCACGGCGAGGCTTTCAGCAATCAGTGAAGCAATTGGATGCCTAGGGGTGCTTGGGAGCATTTATTATATGCATTAGAGGTGAAGAATTTCctaccctcaaaaaaaaaagaggtgAAGAATTTCCATGCAACATGACACGGTCTGTTCATCGGGCATTGCCGATCTGACATAAAAAGCTGACCAGAAATTATGACCTACCACCCGCAAAGTGAAGGGGCCAAAGGAGCAACGACATCGTCGTCGCCGCCGAAGTGGatgtcgacggtggcctcaagaTCTAGATCTCATTTTCTTATGCGAGAGCAAATGTACCGGTTCACGTCATTACACCAGTGTTTAATTGAATTTATTATTCCCATCTTGTTAACATGGTTGAACACAAATTAATTATTAGTGTTCTATAGTACATTGTCACTTTTGCTCTTTTTGTGTTCCATGTTTGCGCATCTAGCAAATTCAACATCTTTTTTGGATTAGTATTGCGCCACTAATTAAGTTTTTGATCAAGTTTTTCATGATTGGAGGAGACAATATATGTCGTTCTTTCTTTTTGGTTTTGAGAACCAGATCTGGATATCCTAACAGTGTAGCCGAGCCTCGGAATTCTTATCTAGTTCCTCTCGTTCACCATGAAACCTGACGACGCTTCATAGTTGAACTTAAAAAAAATCCCACGATTGACCCGAGGACAATATTTTTTGCAGATTGAGTTAATTAGTACTTCTATAGATTTTGTTGCCTCTCGATCACTGATTTGTTTATTAAATTTTAACACCGTCGTATCATCTAAAAACAATGGGTCCAGCTGTACAACACTCGAGAACCGTGAACCATCACCCAAAGCCTGACAAAACCATCCACCTCTTAAAGCCAAACAAAACGCTAGCATAAACAAATCACACTTTTACTCGTCCATTTCTTCCGAAGGAGAACACGGCGGTTTAGGGTAGCGACCCAGATAAACCCAATAGGCGTCAGGCACGGGCCA
Proteins encoded in this window:
- the LOC123066662 gene encoding 1,2-dihydroxy-3-keto-5-methylthiopentene dioxygenase 4; this translates as MALQVWMVGEDGEDLDNHKELLPLSKLQEIGVLYWHLDPKKSESEEELAKIRKDRGYNYMDYLDICPGKLANFEEKLKNFFTEHMHADEEIRYCLEGGGYFDVRDKDDKWVRIWIKEGDMIVLPAGIYHRFTLDAANHVKLMRLFLGEPVWTAHNRPQEDHPVRQEYVKRLTDDNAGLALAAH